AGTAGGGTGCTGTCAGTGTGGAGGAGGTCTCTACTCTTCAGTTGCAGACTTGACAGACTCCATATCTACTAGACTGGAGTGTTCCAAAGAATAAGATACAATGAACATTCAACAAAGGATAAACTAAGCCAAAGAAAAACATTGACAAACTCCAGATCTGCTATTACAAAATTCAGGGAATGGAAATAGTGTATATATTGATAATAGGATGCCAAATAGAGGCATTTTGCGATCAACAAATAGACCCCCTGAAAAACATCGAGTTATGTTGGTCAACAGTGAAGAATTTACTGGGCTCTATAGGTGAAGTTGAGCAGGTGAAagctatatatatttttgtttgatGGCAAATAGAGTTGTAGATAAGGAGTACCTGCATGTGAAGAATGTCACGAATGTGAGAGGAAAGCAATTCGAATACTCAGACGCTTCAGCTTGATGTAGTAATTAGAGTACCTAACCAATTAATAAACCCATATTATGAATAGCAATAATGAAATGCAAAGTAATAGATGCTGAATAGATGTGAATGATCAAAAGGATGGCAAATTGAATTCTACCCTAACGTTATCATATAACTGGTCTTTAGACCATACAAGTTCGCATGTAGCTCCGATGTGAAACAAGGGCCGACAGCTTATTTCAATGTCACAATATTACTTCGAGATATtgatatcaaactaccaatagaaaaCTTAGGTCACGagtttttctaaatatataatgaATTCTAAATTCTCCCGCACCATCGACAATGAATGTAGCGGCACAAGTTTTGGCCCCCCCAATGTTCAAATCCTGGATCCGCCCCTGCACAGTAGTATGGATTGCCAATAGGAACCAGTCCGTCAACACCTCCACCGCGACACTCAACTTCACCTCCGATGGCAATCTAATCCTTTTCGACAACGGAACTGATGTTTCATGGTCGACCGGGACATCCACAGCTCAAAATTCAGCACAAGTGCAGCTTTTGGACTCAGGCAATCTCGTCCTGACCGTTGCCGGCGACGGCAACGGTGGCTCGAAGAAGACTCTGTGGCAGAGCTTCGACCATCCGAGCGACACTTTCCTACCCGGCATGAGGCTCGGAGTTGACTACCGAAACAACACCTCGTGGCAGCTCGTGTCGTGGAAGAGCGTCACCAACCCCTCTCCGGGCAACTACGCCTTCAAGATGGAGACTCGAGGAGTTCCAGAGATCTTCCTCTGGAATGGCTCCTCTAAAATCTACCGAACGGGTCCGTGGAACGATAAGGGGTCATTCAGCGGCAacccaaggatgaagaacaaagaCATTTCGAGCCAATTAGAGTTCAATTTCGTGTCCAACAGTTCTATGGTGTACTACTCGACTCAATACAAGTTCGGGTCGTCGGTGCTGACTCGGGCAGTGATCAACGCCTCCGGCAAATACGAGCGGTGGGGCTGGACGAGAGGCGGGTGGTCGCCCGTCTGGAGCGTGCCCGTGGATGACTGCGACGTGTACGCGCGCTGCGGGCGCAACAGCATCTGCAACTGGGACTACATCTCCTTCGCTTGCGATTGCTTGGAAGGCTTCGCGCCGAAGAACGGAAGCCTCGGATGCAACAGGAAGAAGCCGTTGAGTTGCGCGTCGAACAGAATCCTGAAGGTAGCCAACGCGAAGCTGCCCGACACAGAGAACGCCACGATACGAGGCCAGATGAGTCTGGGTGCGTGCAACGACGTGTGCACCAACGACTGCTCCTGCGTGGCGTACGCAATGGTCGGGGAAAACGGGTGCGTGACCTGGGAAGGCGATTTAGTGGATCTGAGGAATTTTACCGAAGGAGGGGATGATTTATATATCCGCCTTGCAGGTGATTAATTATTCCTTAAATCTATGAATGGATTAGATTTCTAATATTGCAATTAATCAAGAATAAACTATTTCTATAGGGTCTTCGATGCGCAGTCAGTTTGTTTGGAAGATAGCCGTTCCTGTGTTCCTGGCATCTCTGCTACTCTGTATTGTGTTCTTTTGGTGGGGAAACAGAGCAGGGAAACAAGGTGCTGAGACTTGAAATTTTAAGAGATTAGATTTCAGTGAAAACGTAATGTTCTTGATTAGGAGTTTTGATGGTGTTCAGACTGCAGTGAGACTGGTCCAG
The genomic region above belongs to Zingiber officinale cultivar Zhangliang chromosome 11A, Zo_v1.1, whole genome shotgun sequence and contains:
- the LOC122031584 gene encoding G-type lectin S-receptor-like serine/threonine-protein kinase At4g27290; the encoded protein is MNVAAQVLAPPMFKSWIRPCTVVWIANRNQSVNTSTATLNFTSDGNLILFDNGTDVSWSTGTSTAQNSAQVQLLDSGNLVLTVAGDGNGGSKKTLWQSFDHPSDTFLPGMRLGVDYRNNTSWQLVSWKSVTNPSPGNYAFKMETRGVPEIFLWNGSSKIYRTGPWNDKGSFSGNPRMKNKDISSQLEFNFVSNSSMVYYSTQYKFGSSVLTRAVINASGKYERWGWTRGGWSPVWSVPVDDCDVYARCGRNSICNWDYISFACDCLEGFAPKNGSLGCNRKKPLSCASNRILKVANAKLPDTENATIRGQMSLGACNDVCTNDCSCVAYAMVGENGCVTWEGDLVDLRNFTEGGDDLYIRLAGSSMRSQFVWKIAVPVFLASLLLCIVFFWWGNRAGKQDCSETGPESSSVKDDTSLLMCPSKGGKRDCRSLSPMAFDASDSRSRSRSIDSETYGPCNEGAGRLDILGALPSYDLSTIKAATNDFSIDNKLGEGGFGVVYMGQLQDGQKIAVKKLSRHSLQGPSEFQNELSLIAKLQHRNLLRVLGSCIQGDERLIILEYMENKSLDSFIYDKTKGALLSWQMRLEIINGIARGLLYLHQDSILRIIHRDLKPSNILLDKDMTPKISDFGTARIFEGDGAPMNATTRPVGTFGYMAPEYLAHGLFSFKSDVFSFGVLVLEILSGKRNMVFNQTDMSSNLLVQAYTLWKEGRSLELLDDALDCSYPIIEILRCIRMALLCVQENSEDRPTMTEVVMMLASEDQLLTPLKQPLIKSIACESGLATKEMSSTLTGR